DNA sequence from the Candidatus Hydrogenedentota bacterium genome:
CCACGCGTCGCTGCCCTTCTGGAGGTACAGGAGGAAGGATCCCCGGCCCTCCTGGGTCTCGCCGCTGATGGGCAGCGCGAGACGTCCATCCTGAAGCGTGAGGGGGACGTTGCGCGGCGTCGTGCCGTAGGAGTCGGGGATTTCTACGTCCGTGCTCCACGTGCGGCCGTTGTCGCTGGAGGTGCGGTAGAGCAGGCGGCACTCGCTCCAGCCCGTGCCCCGGCGCATGGGGCGGCTCTTCTCCATACGTCCCCAGACGATCCCCACCTGGTCGTTCGGCGTGCGGAAGATCACCGCGTTGCCCGGGGGCTGTTCCGGGTTCCACAACACGCGCTCGGTGGGCGCCCACTGGCGTTCGCCCTTTGGGAGCCGGGCGAGGTAGAGCGCCTGATCCTCGGCGGATTCGTAGCTCCCGCCATACCAGAGGCAGAGCAAGTCACCGTTTGGCGCCTCGGCGAGCGTGGAGCAATGCTGGACCGGCACGCCGGGCAACTCGTCGAAAACGAAGCTCGAATAGAAACGCATGGAACCATAGGGGTTGTCCACGTCGCGCGCGGGCGCCGGATCGCTCAGCGGCGTGCCCGAGACCGGCCCGCGCGGGGTCGCGATGGCGTCGCCGCGCATCATTTCCTGGATCGCGGTGTCGAGGGTCGTCGCGCCGTCTGGACCCCGCAGCGCACCATGGTAAACCAGTTTCCCGGCGTTGTCGAGCAGAAAGAACTCGGGCGTGACGGTCGCGCCGAATTGCTTCGCCACGGCGCCATCGGGATCGCGGTAGACTGGGAAAATCACCCCCCGATTCTGCGCCCAGGCCCGGATTTCCTCGGGATCCTCCGCCGGATTGGACACCACGCCGACGAAAAGGACCTCGCGGATTCGGTAGCGTTCATGGGTCTCGACGATTTCGCGGATTTGCGCCTCGGTTTCCGGGCATCGCTCGGACAGAAACACCACGGCGGTGCCCCGGCGTTCGCCGTAGTTGTCCATGACGCGATCAAGCCCCTCAAGGTTGACGAGCGGCACAGGTCCGGCCGCTTCACCGAGTTGCAGGGCGGCGGCGGGGACGGTAATCAGGGCGCAGAGTAGTGCAGGCAGCAGTCGCATGGCGGTTCTCCTGGTAGTAATGCGGCGATTATAGCAGGCGCCGCAGCGGCGCGCATGTTGCACGAACAGGCGCAAGGGACGTACCCGCGCAGATACGCCCGATACAGGGAAACCGACCCACACGCAATCCAGGCGCCCGCGATCCAAACGGCAAGCGCTGCCGGGCGTGGGTATGTCCCGGTGGGGGTAGGCGGAGGTCGCGTGATCTTATCAGGCCCCACCGGGCGACCCCGATCGGGATGGACCCAGACCCTGCGGCTATCGTCGGCCGGCGTATCCATCCCTGGCCTTGCGCATTCTTTCCTTGATACCGCGTCCGCCTTCCACATACCATGCGGCCAGTACGTCAACCTGCCGGAGTTTGCGCAGCCATGGCCGAGAACGAGTCCGAATCGAAGAAGCCCGAATCCGAGAGCGAAGCTACCCAACCGGCGGCCGCCGCCGAGGCCGCGGACGGCGCGGCGGAAGAAGCGCCCGAGTCTTTAGAAGCGCAGGCGCCCCCCGAACCCGCCGGCCCGCCGCCGGAACCGCGCCCGGGCATCGTCGTGCCGCTCCTCATCATTGCCGTGCAGCACGCGCTGGCCTGGAGCATCGCCTCCACGAGCACGACGCCCCACCAGACGTATATCGGGATCGCCGCCGTTCCGCTGATCGGCGCGCTGCTGCTGCTGGCGTGGTGGCTCCGCTCGCGCACCGTGCCGAAGCGCGAGCGCTTTATTGGCGCGGGCCTGGCTTTGGGGGCCGTTGTGCTTCCGGTGTTGTTAAGCCGCCCCTTCGCACCTATGCTGCTCGTGTATACGCTGCCCACGCTCGCGACCGGGCTGGCGGTCG
Encoded proteins:
- a CDS encoding exo-alpha-sialidase: MRLLPALLCALITVPAAALQLGEAAGPVPLVNLEGLDRVMDNYGERRGTAVVFLSERCPETEAQIREIVETHERYRIREVLFVGVVSNPAEDPEEIRAWAQNRGVIFPVYRDPDGAVAKQFGATVTPEFFLLDNAGKLVYHGALRGPDGATTLDTAIQEMMRGDAIATPRGPVSGTPLSDPAPARDVDNPYGSMRFYSSFVFDELPGVPVQHCSTLAEAPNGDLLCLWYGGSYESAEDQALYLARLPKGERQWAPTERVLWNPEQPPGNAVIFRTPNDQVGIVWGRMEKSRPMRRGTGWSECRLLYRTSSDNGRTWSTDVEIPDSYGTTPRNVPLTLQDGRLALPISGETQEGRGSFLLYLQKGSDAWTRGGFASGGSQPTVIQRDNGDLLALMRNKPRIPQVVSTDGGATWGAPSSTDLKNPGSGIAMTRLKSGRVLLVYNDTDQSDRYPLNIIQSTDGGMTWEEQRTLEADWGEFSYPCIIQSSDGMIHVSYTYRRYHIKHVAFDEGWLIHEERPN